Proteins encoded by one window of Candidatus Falkowbacteria bacterium:
- a CDS encoding HD domain-containing protein, translating into MNSTDMKYTQKIQRAIKFSVKTHEVYQKQKRKGKDIAYITHPLTVGLILSQAGASEDVIVAGILHDTIEDSPDHKKVDAAMIKDRFGDHVAELVVSVTEADQSLPWADRKREAREHIADFSIDSLLVKSADVLSNTSEIVDDFARYGDEVFERFSASKADSLNHYLLAIEALIKRWPESPLADDLRGVAENLRKL; encoded by the coding sequence ATGAATTCTACGGATATGAAATATACGCAAAAAATCCAACGGGCCATCAAATTCTCGGTCAAGACGCACGAGGTCTACCAGAAGCAGAAGCGTAAGGGCAAAGATATCGCCTACATCACTCATCCTTTGACGGTGGGTCTGATTTTGTCGCAGGCCGGGGCGAGCGAGGACGTGATCGTGGCTGGTATTTTGCATGATACGATCGAGGATAGCCCGGACCACAAGAAAGTCGACGCGGCCATGATTAAGGACCGCTTCGGCGACCATGTGGCCGAATTGGTGGTGAGCGTGACCGAGGCCGACCAGAGCCTGCCTTGGGCCGACCGCAAGCGGGAAGCGCGGGAGCATATCGCGGATTTCTCCATCGACTCTCTTTTGGTCAAGTCGGCCGATGTCCTGTCCAATACCTCAGAAATCGTCGATGACTTCGCCCGTTACGGCGACGAGGTCTTTGAGCGTTTCAGCGCCTCGAAGGCCGATTCGCTCAACCATTATCTTTTGGCCATAGAGGCCTTGATAAAGCGCTGGCCGGAAAGCCCTTTGGCGGACGATCTGCGGGGCGTAGCGGAAAATCTGCGCAAGCTCTAG
- a CDS encoding DUF1294 domain-containing protein, whose translation MIDNLQLYSLSIFLAINIIAFLIMLVDKIKSRNQGTERISEGTLFFMAAAFGSLGVYAGMFAFRHKTRKWYFIIGIPLLIIQNAALVYLVYSYFSGQQAVAF comes from the coding sequence ATGATAGATAATTTGCAACTCTATTCCTTGTCGATATTCTTAGCGATCAACATCATTGCTTTTCTGATAATGCTGGTCGACAAGATTAAGTCGCGCAACCAGGGAACGGAGCGCATCTCGGAAGGGACGCTTTTCTTCATGGCCGCCGCTTTCGGCAGCCTCGGGGTCTACGCCGGGATGTTCGCTTTCCGCCACAAGACGCGGAAGTGGTACTTTATCATCGGCATCCCGCTCCTGATCATTCAGAACGCCGCCTTGGTCTATCTAGTCTATTCATATTTTTCTGGCCAGCAGGCCGTGGCATTCTAG
- a CDS encoding flavodoxin family protein, which yields MKTVIVYDSMFGNTQKVAEAVASKIGGECVLCHVKEAKPQEVQAAGLLIVGSPTHGGRASIPTQTFLKQLSKGILANVQVAAFDTRIAAADQSWWLKLVMKLIDFAAPKMAKGLAGKGGRLLLEPEGFIVNDKEGPLREGELERAQSWGEKINNLLLQKQEGN from the coding sequence ATGAAAACCGTCATCGTCTATGATTCCATGTTCGGCAACACCCAGAAGGTGGCCGAAGCCGTCGCCAGCAAGATCGGCGGCGAGTGCGTGCTTTGCCACGTCAAAGAGGCCAAGCCGCAGGAAGTGCAAGCCGCCGGATTGCTGATCGTCGGTTCGCCGACCCATGGCGGCCGCGCTTCGATTCCGACCCAAACCTTCTTGAAGCAGCTCTCTAAGGGGATATTGGCTAACGTCCAAGTCGCGGCCTTCGACACCAGAATCGCGGCAGCCGATCAGTCATGGTGGCTCAAGCTCGTCATGAAGCTGATCGATTTTGCCGCACCGAAAATGGCCAAAGGCCTGGCAGGCAAAGGCGGCCGGCTGCTGCTCGAGCCCGAGGGCTTCATCGTCAATGACAAAGAAGGACCGCTCCGCGAGGGCGAGCTCGAACGGGCGCAAAGCTGGGGAGAGAAAATCAATAACCTACTCTTGCAGAAGCAGGAGGGGAACTAA
- a CDS encoding GNAT family N-acetyltransferase: MAEIRVIEDRAEKSRICEAVLADLKEWFEVESAVAEYIEKVGDRLFLAAVAENEPIGFISVEDINEHASEIYVMGVKRDFHRQGAGRELLALAEEELARQGKKYLLVKTLSERRPDEQYDKTRQFYKRVGFLPLCELDIWGKDNPCLLMIKNLAS; this comes from the coding sequence ATGGCAGAAATAAGAGTAATCGAGGACAGGGCGGAGAAAAGCCGCATTTGCGAGGCGGTCTTGGCCGATCTCAAGGAATGGTTCGAGGTTGAGTCAGCCGTAGCGGAATATATCGAAAAGGTCGGTGACCGGCTCTTTTTGGCGGCCGTCGCAGAAAACGAGCCGATCGGCTTCATTTCGGTTGAAGATATCAATGAGCACGCCAGCGAGATTTACGTCATGGGCGTCAAGCGCGATTTCCATCGGCAGGGCGCCGGGCGGGAGCTTCTGGCCTTGGCCGAGGAGGAGCTGGCTCGCCAAGGCAAGAAATATCTCTTGGTGAAGACTTTGAGCGAGCGAAGGCCCGACGAGCAATACGACAAGACGCGCCAGTTCTACAAGCGGGTCGGCTTTTTGCCGCTCTGCGAGCTGGATATCTGGGGTAAGGACAATCCTTGCCTTCTGATGATCAAGAATCTAGCTAGTTAA
- a CDS encoding DUF2075 domain-containing protein: protein MGRVVRRSGISDDCGILVEYVIPLTSSRIDFIVSGEDELGNKNFVIVELKQWQTAQATTSSGVVKTFLGGRVRETTHPSYQAYSYKVFLSDFNEKISDGSIGAYACACLHNYAKTAPEPLMDSRYDDFINEAPIYFRDDQEKLEKFLSKYVNKGRGADILYQIESGKVKPTKKLIEHVSALFEGNNHFTLLDEQKVAYEKALSVANSSLKKTVVIIKGGPGTGKSVISVNLLGQLLKNGLNTAFVAPNSSFRDVLKKRLAQEHSAVRINNIFKGSAGFVEAEPNEFDVLVVDEAHRLKKRGAYMYKGTNQVEDIIRASKISIFFIDDDQAIRAEDIGSVSEVTRLATSYGAEIVEIELVAQFRCSGAEGYINWINNVLHIKETANFDGWDNGNYEFKIFDDPNELRKAILSRHEEGFAARVLAGYAWKWTSADDGNPNGEVGDVEIPDFDFCMPWNSRKVGTTWAIDSSGINQAGCIHTSQGLEFDYVGVIVGADISFDYETLTYSTCVKEYKDTQGKRNLKNEPEELNRLVRNIYKILMTRGMKGCYVYFVDKNVEKYFKSRLVN, encoded by the coding sequence ATGGGGCGTGTTGTGCGTAGGTCTGGGATATCTGATGATTGTGGCATTCTTGTTGAATATGTAATTCCACTAACATCAAGCAGAATTGATTTTATAGTTTCTGGTGAGGACGAATTAGGAAATAAAAATTTTGTTATTGTTGAGCTTAAGCAATGGCAAACGGCCCAAGCAACCACAAGTAGCGGTGTTGTTAAAACTTTTTTGGGTGGCAGAGTGAGGGAAACAACCCACCCTAGCTATCAAGCATATTCGTATAAGGTTTTCCTTTCTGATTTTAATGAAAAAATATCTGACGGCAGTATTGGTGCTTATGCATGTGCTTGTTTGCATAACTATGCCAAAACCGCTCCGGAACCGTTAATGGATAGCAGATATGATGATTTTATAAATGAGGCTCCGATATATTTCAGAGACGATCAAGAAAAACTAGAAAAATTTTTATCAAAATATGTTAATAAGGGAAGAGGGGCGGATATTTTATATCAAATTGAGTCAGGCAAGGTTAAGCCGACAAAAAAATTAATAGAACACGTTTCTGCGTTGTTTGAAGGCAATAATCATTTTACTCTTTTAGATGAACAAAAAGTTGCGTATGAAAAAGCTCTGAGTGTGGCAAATAGTAGTTTAAAAAAAACCGTAGTAATAATTAAAGGTGGTCCAGGCACGGGAAAATCTGTGATTTCTGTAAATCTTTTAGGGCAACTTTTAAAAAATGGCCTAAACACAGCATTCGTCGCGCCAAATTCATCATTTCGCGATGTACTAAAAAAACGGTTAGCCCAGGAACACTCGGCAGTAAGAATAAATAATATTTTTAAAGGGTCTGCAGGGTTTGTGGAGGCTGAACCGAATGAATTTGATGTTTTAGTTGTAGATGAGGCTCATAGACTCAAAAAAAGGGGAGCATATATGTATAAGGGCACCAATCAAGTTGAGGATATAATCAGGGCAAGTAAAATATCAATTTTTTTTATTGATGACGACCAAGCTATCCGTGCCGAGGATATTGGCTCGGTTAGTGAAGTTACTAGACTGGCAACAAGTTACGGTGCTGAAATTGTTGAAATTGAGCTTGTTGCTCAGTTTCGTTGTTCAGGCGCGGAGGGCTATATTAATTGGATAAACAATGTTTTACACATTAAGGAAACTGCAAATTTTGATGGCTGGGACAATGGTAATTATGAATTTAAGATATTTGATGATCCAAATGAATTGCGTAAAGCAATTCTGTCTAGACACGAAGAGGGGTTTGCGGCGCGAGTGCTTGCTGGGTACGCATGGAAATGGACGAGCGCAGATGACGGTAACCCCAACGGTGAGGTTGGTGACGTAGAAATTCCGGATTTTGATTTTTGCATGCCGTGGAATTCTCGTAAAGTAGGAACAACATGGGCAATTGACTCGAGTGGAATTAATCAGGCTGGGTGCATTCACACCTCACAAGGATTAGAGTTTGATTATGTTGGTGTGATTGTTGGGGCAGACATATCGTTTGATTATGAAACGTTGACATATAGCACGTGTGTAAAGGAGTATAAGGATACACAGGGAAAGCGCAACCTAAAAAATGAACCAGAAGAATTGAATAGATTGGTGCGTAATATATACAAAATACTGATGACACGAGGAATGAAAGGCTGCTACGTGTATTTTGTGGACAAAAATGTTGAAAAATATTTTAAAAGTAGATTAGTTAATTAA
- a CDS encoding nucleotide pyrophosphohydrolase yields the protein MSELTRLTEKIIKFRNDREWGQFHNPKDLAISLSLEASEVLEHFQWKNEIEALEYIKKNKEEIGDELGDVLNYILIMANDFGIDLIKAADKKIDKNMVKYPVEKARGVATKYNKL from the coding sequence ATGTCAGAACTCACTAGGTTAACTGAAAAAATAATAAAATTTAGAAATGACCGTGAATGGGGCCAGTTTCACAACCCGAAAGATTTGGCAATTTCGCTTTCACTTGAAGCATCTGAAGTTCTTGAACATTTTCAGTGGAAGAATGAAATCGAGGCATTAGAGTATATAAAAAAAAATAAAGAAGAAATTGGTGATGAGCTAGGTGACGTATTGAATTATATACTTATTATGGCAAATGATTTTGGGATTGACTTAATTAAGGCAGCAGATAAAAAAATTGATAAGAACATGGTTAAATACCCTGTAGAAAAAGCAAGAGGTGTAGCGACTAAATATAACAAACTATAA
- a CDS encoding class I SAM-dependent methyltransferase, with the protein MKDFWQKKHQKYSTEEWINKPTVFAQFSISYFPGAGSLLDLGAGQGQDSRYFAQHGFDVTSSDYSDVALEMSRRKAEKEGLHIKFMELDIADKLPLEDGTFDVVYSHLALHYFTDEKTREIFREIKRILKPGGVLACMFNTVEDPETSDENFKRVEKDYYLSPDGVLKRYFSVDYIESVTKDLFEPLVMDNKGGGYKEKINSLIRFIGRVKKS; encoded by the coding sequence ATGAAAGATTTTTGGCAGAAAAAACATCAGAAGTATTCTACTGAGGAGTGGATCAATAAACCTACGGTGTTTGCGCAGTTCTCGATAAGCTATTTTCCCGGGGCAGGCAGCCTCTTAGATTTAGGCGCCGGCCAAGGGCAGGATTCTAGATATTTTGCGCAGCATGGCTTTGATGTAACTTCGTCAGATTACAGCGACGTTGCTCTGGAAATGTCGAGACGCAAGGCGGAAAAAGAAGGACTGCATATTAAATTTATGGAACTGGATATTGCCGACAAGCTGCCGCTTGAAGACGGCACCTTCGACGTCGTTTATTCCCATTTGGCTCTGCATTATTTTACCGACGAAAAGACCAGGGAAATATTCCGGGAGATAAAAAGAATATTGAAGCCCGGCGGTGTGTTGGCCTGCATGTTCAATACGGTCGAGGACCCAGAAACGTCGGATGAGAATTTTAAAAGAGTAGAAAAAGATTACTATCTATCGCCGGACGGAGTGTTGAAGAGATATTTTTCCGTCGATTATATCGAGAGCGTAACCAAGGACCTGTTCGAACCGCTTGTCATGGATAACAAGGGCGGCGGGTACAAGGAAAAAATCAATAGCTTAATCCGGTTTATCGGAAGAGTGAAAAAGAGTTAA
- a CDS encoding alpha/beta hydrolase: MILEEQPDAVGLVFIMHGLGGHMRQPHIETFANAYREKGFTVVRFDTTNTFGESDGSYEDATITNYYEDLEDVIGWAATQPWYQEPFWLEGHSLGGICTALFAERHPEKIKALAPISTVVSNRFIADVYTEDEVKSWKETGYLIKPSVSQPGVTKKLKWAFYEDRLKYDLLAQADRLTMPVLLMVGENDTRTPLPHQQALFDALPAKKELHIIKGAEHTFIKPEHLEEIRKITSAWIEKYL, encoded by the coding sequence GTGATTTTGGAGGAACAGCCTGACGCCGTCGGACTTGTTTTCATCATGCACGGCCTCGGCGGACACATGCGCCAGCCGCACATCGAGACTTTCGCCAACGCTTACCGCGAGAAGGGCTTTACGGTGGTGCGATTCGACACCACGAATACTTTTGGCGAAAGCGATGGCAGTTACGAGGATGCGACCATCACTAACTATTACGAAGACTTGGAGGACGTGATCGGCTGGGCCGCCACGCAGCCGTGGTATCAAGAGCCGTTCTGGCTCGAAGGCCACAGCTTGGGCGGGATCTGCACGGCCCTGTTCGCTGAGAGGCACCCGGAAAAGATCAAGGCGCTGGCGCCGATCTCGACCGTGGTGTCGAACAGGTTCATCGCCGACGTCTATACCGAGGACGAGGTGAAATCCTGGAAAGAGACGGGCTATCTCATCAAGCCGAGCGTTTCGCAGCCGGGGGTGACCAAGAAATTGAAGTGGGCGTTCTATGAAGACCGGCTCAAATACGATTTGTTGGCCCAGGCTGACAGATTGACGATGCCAGTACTTTTGATGGTCGGTGAAAATGACACCCGCACGCCATTGCCGCACCAGCAGGCGCTGTTCGACGCCCTGCCCGCAAAGAAAGAATTGCACATCATCAAGGGAGCGGAGCACACCTTTATCAAACCAGAGCATCTGGAGGAGATAAGGAAAATAACTTCGGCTTGGATAGAAAAATATTTATGA
- a CDS encoding HNH endonuclease, producing the protein MVPIALIASLEELENNIAYFDKLAGGQDGKAARELIQRGLCFVVKKIGSKFFFYPSRFIGYRNNTLALHAQNEDKDGRVTNLAIRKIFKKDPLQSKSLEEAYGDYLGGHGALPGKQKRKYWLLNSEVDSVEKQEGKQMLASDDDSEFPEGKPLELLHLRRERNAKLIEKTKQEFKARHKKLFCQACGFDFESKYGDIGRDYIEAHHTLPVSVMEEGHVSRTKDMALVCSNCHRILHRRRPWLGMDELARIIEKNDK; encoded by the coding sequence ATGGTCCCAATAGCGCTGATTGCCAGTCTTGAAGAGCTAGAAAATAATATCGCATATTTCGACAAGCTTGCTGGCGGCCAAGACGGCAAAGCAGCCCGGGAGCTGATCCAGCGCGGCTTGTGTTTTGTAGTCAAAAAAATAGGCAGCAAATTCTTTTTTTATCCAAGCCGTTTCATCGGTTACCGAAACAATACGTTAGCTTTGCACGCTCAGAACGAAGACAAGGATGGGCGCGTGACCAATCTGGCCATTCGTAAGATATTCAAAAAGGACCCATTGCAGTCAAAAAGCCTGGAAGAAGCCTATGGCGATTATTTGGGTGGGCACGGCGCTCTTCCTGGCAAGCAGAAGCGGAAGTATTGGCTGTTGAATAGCGAAGTTGACAGCGTTGAAAAGCAGGAAGGGAAACAGATGCTCGCCAGTGATGACGATTCGGAATTTCCTGAAGGCAAGCCGCTGGAACTGCTGCACTTGCGCCGGGAACGGAACGCTAAATTGATTGAAAAAACCAAACAGGAATTCAAGGCAAGGCACAAGAAGCTGTTTTGCCAAGCTTGCGGCTTCGATTTCGAAAGCAAGTATGGTGATATCGGCAGGGATTATATCGAAGCGCACCACACCTTGCCGGTAAGTGTCATGGAAGAGGGGCACGTTTCCAGGACGAAAGACATGGCCCTCGTCTGCTCCAACTGCCACCGCATCCTGCACCGCCGCCGTCCCTGGCTTGGAATGGATGAGTTGGCAAGGATTATTGAAAAAAATGACAAATAG
- a CDS encoding UvrD-helicase domain-containing protein, with protein sequence MEQLNPEQLKAVLHKEGPLLIVAGAGTGKTHLLTQKIGYIIEQGWAKSDQILALTFTEKAAGEMEERVDKLLPMGYLDLWINTFHGFAERIIKQHGLEIGLPTDFKLLNEFEQWILINKNLPRLNLKYYRPAGNPTKFIQALVRHFSRLKDEEIAPADYLAYVEELEQNFDKKLGGKAPAKAKKSKSKTGKLDGALKRFYEDLDLEEVSPEIIEQEVARLSEVANAYHTYQQLLLENGCLDFGDLINYCLKLFKERPLLLEQYRQQFKYILVDEFQDTNWAQYELVKLLAAPKNNLIVVGDDDQSIYAFRGASMSNILQFRSDYPKAEQVVLTENYRSRQNILDLAYEFIKLNNPNRLECQLNDGKDKSQCILSKQLKASNDGAGRIEVIRGSDLNNEIQQVLQKIVDIKADDETLGWNDFAVLVRANDTAKEFCAALDKQEIPYLFMASRGLYTKPVILDIISYLKLLDDYHESRALYRILNLPMFGFSHKEIVDLNFHAYKKSWSLFETMRQSGQLHLGAETDKKIYKVLTLLSSHVQMVRDKGATEIIIAFLTDSGYLAHLSKLPEQQAREQLGYLNQFAKRVQAFEANSDDRSVKSFLEEFNMELEAGESGSITPDLEYGPETVKVMTVHGSKGLEFKHVFIVGMVDKRFPAIERREAIAVPSALVKEIVPEGDTHLEEERRLFYVAITRARDGVYFSWAPDYGGLRKKKPSRFLPEAGLLDLKEMPNDDIVEVKKEKVPAAEGAKPAAYRSPNYFSYTQLAAFQNCPYQYYFAHILRIPMRGKGVFSFGSTMHNTLQKLFELVRERRGLGQGDLFGAAKVEENPTITWDEVNELYRESWIDDWYASKMQKEEYRAKGETILKEFYEQNKNDWPDNRYTETGFNLKVKANGVTCTVRGKIDRVDNIGGKLKIIDYKTGNPKDKLTFEEKEQLLIYQLAAVELFRDEVSSLAFHYLDNNTEQEFLGTPEELEKIQTKIVDTIVDIQKGQFPPCPSPLCKYCDFYQICEFRQG encoded by the coding sequence ATGGAACAATTGAATCCGGAGCAGCTCAAGGCCGTCCTGCATAAGGAGGGGCCGCTTTTGATCGTAGCTGGCGCCGGGACGGGCAAGACCCACCTTCTAACCCAGAAGATCGGCTACATCATCGAGCAGGGCTGGGCCAAATCGGACCAGATCCTGGCCCTGACCTTCACCGAGAAGGCGGCCGGCGAGATGGAAGAGCGGGTCGACAAGCTTCTGCCCATGGGCTATCTGGATTTGTGGATCAATACCTTCCACGGCTTCGCCGAACGGATCATCAAGCAGCATGGGCTCGAGATCGGCTTGCCGACAGACTTCAAGCTGTTGAACGAATTCGAGCAATGGATCCTGATTAACAAGAACCTGCCACGTTTGAATCTCAAATACTATCGTCCGGCTGGCAATCCGACCAAGTTCATCCAAGCGCTGGTCAGGCATTTTTCCCGTTTGAAGGACGAGGAGATCGCCCCAGCCGATTATCTGGCCTACGTCGAGGAACTGGAACAGAATTTCGACAAGAAGCTCGGCGGCAAAGCTCCGGCTAAGGCCAAGAAGAGTAAAAGCAAGACCGGCAAGCTTGATGGCGCACTCAAGCGATTCTACGAAGATCTGGACCTCGAAGAGGTCTCGCCCGAAATCATTGAACAGGAAGTGGCGCGCCTCTCCGAAGTGGCAAACGCCTATCATACATACCAGCAGCTGCTTTTGGAAAACGGCTGCCTGGACTTCGGCGACCTCATCAATTACTGCCTGAAGCTGTTCAAAGAGCGGCCGCTCTTGCTCGAGCAATATCGTCAGCAGTTCAAATATATCCTGGTCGATGAGTTTCAGGACACCAACTGGGCCCAGTACGAGCTGGTAAAACTTTTGGCCGCTCCCAAGAACAACCTGATTGTGGTCGGCGATGACGATCAGTCGATTTACGCCTTTCGCGGCGCCTCGATGAGCAACATTCTCCAGTTCCGCAGCGACTACCCCAAGGCCGAACAGGTGGTGCTGACCGAGAACTATCGCAGCCGCCAGAACATCCTCGACCTGGCCTACGAATTCATCAAATTGAACAACCCCAACCGCCTCGAGTGCCAGCTGAACGACGGCAAAGACAAATCGCAGTGCATCCTCTCGAAGCAGCTCAAGGCTTCGAATGATGGAGCGGGCCGGATCGAGGTCATCCGTGGCTCTGATCTGAACAATGAGATCCAGCAGGTTTTGCAGAAGATCGTCGACATCAAGGCCGACGACGAGACGCTCGGCTGGAACGACTTCGCCGTCCTGGTCCGTGCCAACGACACGGCCAAGGAATTCTGCGCCGCCCTGGACAAGCAGGAGATCCCCTATCTTTTCATGGCTTCACGAGGACTCTATACCAAGCCGGTCATCCTCGATATCATTTCCTATCTCAAGCTTCTCGACGATTACCACGAGAGCCGGGCGCTCTATCGCATCCTCAACTTGCCAATGTTCGGTTTCAGCCACAAGGAAATCGTGGACCTGAATTTCCACGCCTACAAGAAGAGCTGGTCGCTTTTCGAAACGATGCGCCAGTCCGGCCAGCTCCATTTGGGCGCCGAGACCGACAAGAAAATCTACAAAGTCCTGACATTGCTCTCGAGTCACGTGCAGATGGTGCGCGACAAGGGGGCGACCGAGATCATCATCGCCTTCCTGACCGATTCGGGCTATTTGGCCCATTTGAGCAAGTTGCCCGAGCAGCAGGCCCGCGAGCAGCTGGGCTACTTGAACCAGTTCGCCAAGCGGGTCCAGGCCTTCGAGGCTAACTCGGACGACCGCAGCGTCAAATCGTTCCTGGAAGAATTCAATATGGAACTCGAGGCCGGCGAGTCCGGCTCGATCACCCCAGACCTCGAGTACGGTCCGGAGACGGTCAAAGTCATGACCGTCCACGGCTCCAAGGGGCTTGAGTTCAAGCACGTCTTCATCGTCGGCATGGTGGACAAGCGCTTTCCGGCCATCGAACGCCGCGAGGCCATTGCCGTGCCGAGCGCTCTGGTCAAGGAAATCGTGCCCGAGGGCGACACCCACCTCGAGGAGGAGCGCCGCCTGTTTTACGTGGCCATCACCCGCGCCCGTGACGGCGTCTATTTTTCCTGGGCGCCGGATTACGGCGGACTGCGCAAAAAGAAGCCATCCCGTTTCCTGCCGGAAGCCGGTCTTTTGGATCTGAAAGAGATGCCCAATGATGACATCGTCGAGGTCAAAAAAGAAAAAGTCCCGGCAGCTGAGGGCGCCAAGCCGGCGGCCTACCGTTCGCCTAACTATTTTTCCTACACCCAGCTGGCCGCTTTCCAGAACTGCCCGTATCAATATTATTTCGCCCACATTCTGCGCATCCCCATGCGTGGCAAGGGCGTCTTCTCCTTTGGCTCGACCATGCACAACACCTTGCAGAAGCTCTTCGAGTTGGTGCGCGAGCGCCGGGGCTTGGGCCAGGGCGACCTGTTCGGCGCCGCCAAGGTCGAGGAGAATCCGACCATCACCTGGGACGAGGTCAACGAACTCTATCGCGAAAGCTGGATTGATGATTGGTATGCTTCGAAGATGCAGAAAGAAGAATATCGCGCCAAAGGCGAGACGATCCTCAAGGAGTTCTATGAACAGAACAAAAATGATTGGCCAGATAACCGCTATACCGAGACCGGCTTCAACTTGAAGGTCAAAGCTAACGGCGTGACCTGCACCGTCCGGGGCAAGATCGATCGCGTCGACAACATCGGCGGCAAGCTGAAAATCATCGACTACAAAACCGGTAACCCCAAGGACAAGCTGACCTTCGAAGAAAAGGAGCAGCTCCTAATCTATCAATTGGCGGCAGTCGAACTTTTCCGCGACGAGGTCTCATCCCTAGCCTTCCACTATTTGGACAACAACACCGAGCAGGAATTCTTGGGCACGCCCGAGGAGTTGGAAAAGATCCAGACCAAGATCGTCGACACCATCGTCGACATCCAAAAAGGCCAGTTCCCGCCATGCCCGAGCCCGCTCTGCAAATATTGCGACTTCTACCAGATCTGCGAATTTCGGCAGGGCTAA
- the pgeF gene encoding peptidoglycan editing factor PgeF: MKLEESQNIVWGISGKGDGRMKMLETSDEEARENRGRFFGQLGLAPENIVSAGLVHSNRVAAIKDALVPVIAETDALVTDRKGLVLSLTVADCAPLYFYDPKRQAVGLAHAGWKGVVGNIGGETVARLRSEFGSQSADIMVLVGPHIRKCHFEVQEDVASQFADFGDSMESRDDKTYIDLSAVILKQLAAAGVREENISLSPECTFCEDNKYFSYRRDKPARLEAMAAYIGLK, translated from the coding sequence ATGAAATTAGAAGAGTCGCAAAATATCGTCTGGGGCATCTCTGGGAAAGGGGATGGCCGGATGAAAATGTTGGAAACCAGCGATGAAGAGGCCAGGGAGAACCGCGGCCGTTTTTTCGGCCAGCTCGGCCTAGCTCCGGAAAATATCGTCTCGGCCGGATTGGTGCATTCGAACAGGGTGGCCGCGATCAAGGACGCCCTGGTTCCGGTGATTGCCGAAACCGACGCCCTGGTTACTGACCGGAAAGGCTTGGTCCTGTCCCTGACCGTGGCCGACTGCGCCCCGCTCTATTTTTATGACCCGAAGCGCCAAGCCGTGGGCTTGGCCCATGCCGGCTGGAAAGGCGTCGTCGGCAATATCGGCGGGGAAACTGTCGCCAGACTGCGATCCGAGTTCGGCTCGCAGTCGGCGGATATCATGGTCCTGGTCGGTCCGCACATCCGCAAATGCCATTTCGAAGTCCAGGAGGACGTGGCTAGCCAGTTTGCCGATTTTGGTGATAGTATGGAATCGAGGGACGACAAGACCTATATCGACCTGTCGGCCGTCATTTTGAAGCAGTTAGCAGCCGCCGGGGTCAGGGAGGAAAACATCAGCCTCAGCCCGGAGTGCACCTTTTGCGAAGATAATAAATATTTCTCATACCGCCGGGACAAGCCGGCCAGGCTGGAAGCCATGGCCGCCTACATCGGCCTCAAATAA